From a single Gimesia fumaroli genomic region:
- a CDS encoding UbiA family prenyltransferase, whose amino-acid sequence MKKCLAYFQLMRLPAVFTAMSDIILGFLLTHGSFNPPVSFALLLVASAGLYLSGMVFNDVFDRKVDAEERPSRPIPSGRISTQKAAALGGLLMLAGVGAAQTVGKQSLIVAGLLVVAILGYDTILKKTFLGPVMMGICRFLNVMLGASAVAREINLWVKPQLRIAAALGLFILGLTWFARMEAKQSHRGHLIGGMLVINAGLGALVWMLATYPWPQQINLTMVLAAIGVVILTINRRLVQAVLNPVPQNVQIAVKTMLTSYVMLNAILVFVWTANPQYAIITAALLLPTILLSRWMSVT is encoded by the coding sequence ATGAAGAAGTGTCTGGCTTACTTTCAATTGATGCGTCTGCCTGCTGTCTTTACAGCGATGTCAGATATCATTCTCGGCTTTTTGCTGACACACGGTTCGTTCAATCCACCGGTCTCATTTGCATTACTGTTGGTCGCCTCTGCCGGTCTGTATCTTTCAGGCATGGTGTTCAATGATGTATTCGACCGGAAAGTCGATGCGGAAGAACGTCCTTCGCGGCCCATTCCTTCCGGACGCATCTCGACTCAAAAAGCAGCTGCCTTAGGTGGCTTACTGATGCTGGCAGGCGTTGGTGCCGCGCAGACGGTTGGTAAACAGAGCCTGATTGTCGCTGGTCTGCTGGTCGTGGCCATACTCGGTTATGACACGATTCTGAAAAAAACGTTTCTGGGCCCGGTGATGATGGGCATCTGTCGTTTTCTGAACGTGATGCTGGGGGCGAGTGCTGTCGCACGCGAAATCAATCTGTGGGTCAAACCACAACTCCGCATCGCCGCCGCTCTCGGTCTGTTTATTTTGGGACTCACCTGGTTCGCGCGGATGGAAGCCAAACAGAGTCATCGGGGACATTTAATTGGTGGTATGCTGGTGATCAATGCAGGGCTCGGTGCACTGGTCTGGATGTTGGCGACTTATCCCTGGCCTCAACAGATTAATCTGACGATGGTGTTGGCAGCGATCGGCGTGGTGATACTGACGATCAATCGGCGTCTGGTTCAGGCCGTTTTGAATCCGGTGCCGCAAAATGTTCAGATCGCGGTCAAAACCATGCTCACTTCTTACGTGATGCTAAACGCGATCCTGGTCTTTGTCTGGACCGCGAACCCGCAGTATGCCATTATCACTGCAGCGTTACTGCTTCCGACAATTCTACTCTCCCGCTGGATGTCGGTCACCTGA